GAATCCATTATTCCTGCATTTTCCGTAGTGGGTTCAATTAATGCTACACCGGCGCCATCTCCAAAAAGAGGAGCAGTTGTGCGGTCAGTGTAATTGGTTATGGATGACATTTTTTCGGCGCCTAACACAAGAATTTTTTTGAATTTACCGGATTCAATAAAACCGGCTGCGGTTGATAATGCAACGATAAAACCTGCACAGGCAGCTTGAATATCAAATGCAAGTGCGTTTTTAACACCTACGTTTTCTGCTATAATAGAAGCCGTGGCAGGAAAAATATGGTCAGATGTAGTTGTTGCGCAAATAATCAAATCTATTTCTTCCGGACGTATGTTTTTCTTTTGAAATAGTTCCTTTACAGCTTTAGTTGCCATTACAGACGTACCGGCGTGTGGATCTTTTAGAATTCTTCTTTCTTTGATACCGACACGTGTTGTTATCCATTCATCGCTGGTATCCATCATTCTGCTCAGTTCATCGTTTGTTAGCTTATAATCAGGAACATAACCACCAATACCGGTAATTACTGCATGAATTTTTGACATCTTTTTGTTTTTTTGTCGAGAAAAACTCAACGTTAAAGTTTAAGTTAATTTGTTTTTCTATTCTGCGACTGTTTTTTCAACCGCTAATTTTCCTCTGTAGTAACCGCACTCAGGACAAACTGTGTGATAAATATGAGTTGCGCCGCAGTTAGAACAAATAGCCAATGTAGGCATTTGTGCTTTGTCATGAGTTCTTCTTTTTGCGGTTCTGGTTTTCGAGTGTTTGTGTTTAGGATGTGCCATTTTAGTAAAATATTTTAATTGTTTTCAAATATATTTTGTAAACCGTCCCATCTCGGGTCAGTTGGTGTTTCATCTGTTTCCATTTCGTCGTCCTCAAAATCAATGTCTTGCAAATCGTCATCTTCCTCATCTGATTTTTGACGTGTAATATGTTTTTTAAGTTTGCCAATCATTGTTTTATTACATTCCCCTGATGGATGAACATGTTTAATAGGAATATTTAAAACAATAAATTCATATAAAAACCAAGCAACATTAATTCCGCCATCGGTTTCAGGAACGACAACAGTGTCGTTTTCTTCTGAAAAACGGTTGCCAAATTTAACCTGTAGCTTTTCTTTGTATTGTATTGGTTGATCCATATCATCCAAACAACGATTACACGGAATTTGTATTACTCCGTTTAATTGAAAAGAAAGTTCAAATACATCGGACTTTTTCTTTACGGTAATTATAGCATTTACATTTCCTTTTTTTACTTCAGGGCTGTCAATTTTCTGAAAATAAACGTTGTCTAACGTAAATTCAAACGTTTGGCTATCTGTTTTTAAGTCCTTTAGATTAATGTAATATTGCTGAAATTTGGACATAATGTGCGTTCTAAAAAACCGTGCAAAGGTACAAAATATAAGTGTATTATAAAAGTTTTTTTTATGATATTTAATTTTTGTGTTAATTATATTGTATGAGAGACCTTTTAGGTGGTTTGTTTTATGTTATTCTGCTTTTTTATATGGTAGTATAATTCTAAAGGTGGTTCCTATATTTATTTCGGATTGTTTTACAAAAATCTTTCCTTTGTGGTATTCTTCAATAATTCTTTTAGCTAAAGATAATCCTAATCCCCAACCGCGTTCTTTGGTGGTAAAACCGGGAGAAAATATCGCTTTAAACATTTTTCGTTCCATTCCTTTTCCTGTATCGCAAACATCTATAATTATTTCATTTTCAGTGTTTTTTACTTTTATGTCGATTTTGCCGCTACCATTCATAGCATCAATGGCATTTTTACATAAATTTTCTATTACCCACTCAAAAAGGGGAACATTCAAACGTGTTTCCAATTCTTTTTCAGCTGAAAATAATAGATTAATTTCAACTTTGTTTGAAGCCCTGTTGCGAATGTAATTTACGGCGTTTTCGAGCGTTTTATAAACTTCTACAGATTTCAAATCGGGTTTAGAACCAATTTTTGAGAAACGTTCGGCAATGATTCTCAAGCGGTTTACATCTTTTCCCATATCCGAGATTAATTTGTCGTCTCCATAGCGTGATTTGAGCAACTCCGTCCACGCCAGTAAAGATGAAATTGGTGTGCCGAGTTGATGCGCTGTTTCTTTTGAAAGTCCTACCCAAACGCGGTTTTGCTCAGCGCGTTTTGTGCCAGAAAATGCAAAATATGAAATCATAATAAAAATAATAATCACTCCGAATTGAATATAAGGAAAAACGTATAATTGTTTCAGGAGCAAAGAATCATCGTAATAAATGTATTGTCGTACATTTCTATCTAACTGTATAATAAATGGTTCGTGTTTTGTTTTTAATTTTTCCAATTTGTTTTTAAGAAATTCTTGTGCGTTTTTTTCAGGGATGGGAATATTCCGGTGCTCGATAATCTCTCCGTTTTCATCCGCAAGAATAACAGGAATAGTAGTATTGTCTTGAAGAATTTTTAGAATAAAATTTAAGTCGGTATTTTCAGATGTTGAATTAAGAAGTTTAGTAGCTTCCGCCCACGTTTCGATTTTTTTTCTTTCCTCTACCGAAAGCGCTTTTGCCAGCCGATTTGTAAAAAAAGTAGAAGCAATAACAATGATCATTGCCACTGCAATAAAACCAAACTTAAGAATTTGAGTGTTTTGGTATGCCTTATTCATTCAAACAGTTTTTTTAAAACTATTAAACGACAAAAATAATGAAAAAGTGCATAACTTTACGAAACTTCAATGCTTTAGCAAAGTTTTTCTCTATCTTTGTACAAAATATTCCAGAAGTTTATGCATAAATCAGGCTTTGTAAATATAGTAGGTAACCCGAATGTGGGAAAATCTACACTTATGAATGCGTTAGTGGGTGAAAAATTATCCATCATTACTTCAAAAGCGCAAACCACACGCCATCGTATTTTAGGAATTGTAAACGGTGAAGATTTTCAGATTGTTTATTCTGATACTCCCGGCGTGCTGAAGCCGAATTATCGTTTGCAAGAATCCATGCTTAATTTTTCACGTTCGGCATTGCTTGATGCCGATGTGCTGTTGTATGTAACGGATGTGTTCGACAGTGAAGCGAAAAATAGCGATTTTATAGAAAAAGTAAAAAACAATTCAGCTCCTATTGTTTTGGTAATCAATAAAATAGATTTAATTGATCAAGAGAAGTTAATAGCGTTGGTTGAAAAATGGAAAAAAGTGCTTCCGCAAGCCGAAATTATTCCTATTTCGGCATTGAATAAATTTAACGTAGATGTTCTGTTGAAAAGAATCAAAGAACTCTTGCCGGAATCGCCGCCGTTTTTTGAAAAAGACCAGTTGACAGATAAACCTGCGCGGTTTTTTGTAACGGAAATTATCCGTGAAAAAATTTTATTGAATTATGAGAAAGAAATTCCATATTCGGTAGAAGTAGAAGTGGAGCAATTTTTAGAGGAAGAAACGCTGATACGCATCAATGCTGTAATTTACGCTGAACGTGATTCGCAAAAAGGAATTATCATCGGGCACGGTGGGAAATCGCTGAAAAAAGTAGGAATGCAAGCTCGAAAAGACATTGAAGCGTTTTTTGAGAAAAAAGTGTTTTTGGAACTTTTTGTAAAGGTAGAAAAAGATTGGCGGAATAAAGATATAAAACTTCGCAATTTTGGATATAACCTTCAATAAATCAGTTGATTTTCTTATTGGTTTATTTTTTTGAAATTACCTGCTATATGCTTTTACAAGACTAAAAAATTATGAATTGTAAAACAATTTAATGTTTGCCTGCGTTATAATTATACAAATAAATTACTATTGTTAACAATTTAAATAGAAGAATTATGAAAAATGCAGGTGGATTTTTAGCAGGACTTTTAGGCGGCGCTATTGTGGGAGCTGCCATTGGATTGTTGTTCGCTCCTGAAAAAGGCGAAGATACCAGAAATAAACTTGTAGACAGTTTTGAAGATACCAAAGACAAAGTGATGGAAGCCCTTAAAAAAAGAGGCATCAATTTAAGTAAAAGC
The genomic region above belongs to uncultured Paludibacter sp. and contains:
- a CDS encoding conserved hypothetical protein (Evidence 4 : Unknown function but conserved in other organisms) — translated: MSKFQQYYINLKDLKTDSQTFEFTLDNVYFQKIDSPEVKKGNVNAIITVKKKSDVFELSFQLNGVIQIPCNRCLDDMDQPIQYKEKLQVKFGNRFSEENDTVVVPETDGGINVAWFLYEFIVLNIPIKHVHPSGECNKTMIGKLKKHITRQKSDEEDDDLQDIDFEDDEMETDETPTDPRWDGLQNIFENN
- the fabH gene encoding 3-oxoacyl-(acyl-carrier-protein) synthase 3, with protein sequence MSKIHAVITGIGGYVPDYKLTNDELSRMMDTSDEWITTRVGIKERRILKDPHAGTSVMATKAVKELFQKKNIRPEEIDLIICATTTSDHIFPATASIIAENVGVKNALAFDIQAACAGFIVALSTAAGFIESGKFKKILVLGAEKMSSITNYTDRTTAPLFGDGAGVALIEPTTENAGIMDSLLLTDGVGLKHLQLKAGGSANPTTHETIDNQEHYIYQEGTHVYKYAVSNMAEASAQVMERNNLSGDDVAWFIPHQANLRIIDAAVKRANIDYSKVCINIDRYGNTSAASIPLCLWEWEKKFKKGDNIILTAFGAGFTWGAIYLKWGYDSE
- a CDS encoding Integral membrane sensor signal transduction histidine kinase, coding for MNKAYQNTQILKFGFIAVAMIIVIASTFFTNRLAKALSVEERKKIETWAEATKLLNSTSENTDLNFILKILQDNTTIPVILADENGEIIEHRNIPIPEKNAQEFLKNKLEKLKTKHEPFIIQLDRNVRQYIYYDDSLLLKQLYVFPYIQFGVIIIFIMISYFAFSGTKRAEQNRVWVGLSKETAHQLGTPISSLLAWTELLKSRYGDDKLISDMGKDVNRLRIIAERFSKIGSKPDLKSVEVYKTLENAVNYIRNRASNKVEINLLFSAEKELETRLNVPLFEWVIENLCKNAIDAMNGSGKIDIKVKNTENEIIIDVCDTGKGMERKMFKAIFSPGFTTKERGWGLGLSLAKRIIEEYHKGKIFVKQSEINIGTTFRIILPYKKAE
- a CDS encoding conserved hypothetical protein (Evidence 4 : Unknown function but conserved in other organisms) encodes the protein MKNAGGFLAGLLGGAIVGAAIGLLFAPEKGEDTRNKLVDSFEDTKDKVMEALKKRGINLSKSEVEDLVDELKAKVETKFDE
- the era gene encoding GTPase Era, whose product is MHKSGFVNIVGNPNVGKSTLMNALVGEKLSIITSKAQTTRHRILGIVNGEDFQIVYSDTPGVLKPNYRLQESMLNFSRSALLDADVLLYVTDVFDSEAKNSDFIEKVKNNSAPIVLVINKIDLIDQEKLIALVEKWKKVLPQAEIIPISALNKFNVDVLLKRIKELLPESPPFFEKDQLTDKPARFFVTEIIREKILLNYEKEIPYSVEVEVEQFLEEETLIRINAVIYAERDSQKGIIIGHGGKSLKKVGMQARKDIEAFFEKKVFLELFVKVEKDWRNKDIKLRNFGYNLQ
- the rpmF gene encoding 50S ribosomal protein L32, which produces MAHPKHKHSKTRTAKRRTHDKAQMPTLAICSNCGATHIYHTVCPECGYYRGKLAVEKTVAE